One genomic segment of Stigmatella erecta includes these proteins:
- a CDS encoding bile acid:sodium symporter family protein, with amino-acid sequence MPSLSRLRPDPFTLTLVATVGVATVLPCRGRAVPVFNAVTHAAIALLFFLHGARLSRSAILAGLTHWRLHLTVLAATFVLFPLLGLGLRGALEGSLAPGLLQGFLFLCLLPSTVQSSIAFTSMAGGNVVAAICGASLSNLLGVVVTPVLVGLLMHLQGGGIPGRAVGSIFMQLFVPFVAGHLLRPVLGAWVERQRKLLSLVDRGSILLVVYTAFSEAAVNGLWQQLGLKDVVLLGAIASALLAAILGLTTLASRVLGFTREDEITIVFCGSKKSLASGVPMASVLFPASAVGAIVLPLMLFHQIQLMVCAVLARRYAERNARP; translated from the coding sequence ATGCCGAGCCTGTCCCGCCTTCGTCCGGATCCGTTTACCCTGACGCTGGTGGCCACCGTGGGGGTGGCCACCGTGCTGCCCTGCCGGGGCAGGGCCGTGCCCGTCTTCAACGCCGTCACCCACGCGGCCATCGCGCTGCTCTTCTTCCTGCATGGCGCGCGGCTCTCGCGCAGCGCCATCCTCGCGGGCCTCACGCACTGGCGGCTTCACCTCACGGTGCTGGCCGCCACCTTCGTGCTCTTTCCCCTCCTGGGGCTGGGGCTGCGGGGCGCGCTCGAAGGCTCGCTGGCGCCCGGGCTCCTGCAGGGCTTCCTGTTCCTGTGCCTGCTGCCCTCCACGGTCCAGTCCTCCATCGCCTTCACGTCGATGGCGGGCGGCAACGTGGTGGCGGCCATCTGCGGCGCGTCCCTGTCGAACCTGCTGGGCGTGGTGGTGACGCCCGTGCTCGTGGGCCTGCTCATGCACCTGCAGGGCGGGGGCATCCCGGGGCGGGCCGTGGGCTCCATCTTCATGCAGTTGTTCGTGCCGTTCGTGGCGGGCCACCTGCTGCGCCCCGTTCTTGGGGCCTGGGTCGAGCGCCAGCGCAAGCTGCTGAGCCTCGTGGACCGGGGCTCCATCCTGCTGGTGGTCTACACCGCCTTCAGCGAGGCGGCCGTCAACGGGCTCTGGCAGCAGCTCGGGCTGAAGGACGTGGTGCTGCTCGGGGCGATTGCCTCCGCCCTGCTGGCGGCGATCCTGGGGCTCACCACGCTGGCCAGCCGCGTGCTGGGCTTCACGCGCGAGGACGAAATCACCATCGTCTTCTGCGGCTCGAAGAAGAGCCTGGCCAGCGGGGTGCCCATGGCGAGCGTGCTGTTTCCCGCCTCGGCCGTGGGCGCCATCGTGCTGCCGCTGATGCTCTTCCACCAGATTCAGCTGATGGTCTGCGCCGTGCTCGCGCGCCGGTATGCGGAGCGCAACGCCCGCCCCTGA